Proteins encoded by one window of Dryocola sp. LX212:
- the phnM gene encoding alpha-D-ribose 1-methylphosphonate 5-triphosphate diphosphatase gives MIINNVRLVLENEVVSGSLEVADGVIRNFADSPSSLPQAHDGEGGWLLPGLIELHTDNLDKFFTPRPKVDWPAHSAMSSHDALMVASGITTVLDAVALGDVRDGGDRLENLEKMINAVMQTQAQGINRAEHRLHLRCELPHHTTLPLFQQLIDRGGVSLVSLMDHSPGQRQFSNLVKYREYYQGKYSLNDTEMNRYEADQLALAERWSQPNRLAIAAECRARNIALASHDDATAAHVAESHELGSVIAEFPTTLEAAQASRRHGLSVLMGAPNIVRGGSHSGNVAAHQLAQAGLLDILSSDYYPASMLDAAFRVAHDESNSFTLPQSVALVTRNPARALSLEDRGVLAEGKRADMVLAHQHGDHVYVGHVWRQGMRVF, from the coding sequence ATGATTATCAATAACGTCAGGCTGGTGCTGGAAAACGAAGTGGTTAGCGGCTCGCTGGAAGTGGCCGACGGAGTGATCCGAAACTTTGCCGACAGCCCAAGCAGCCTGCCACAAGCACACGACGGCGAAGGCGGCTGGCTGCTGCCGGGGCTTATCGAGCTGCATACCGATAACCTGGATAAGTTCTTCACCCCGCGTCCGAAGGTAGACTGGCCTGCCCACTCTGCCATGAGCAGCCACGACGCGCTGATGGTGGCAAGCGGCATCACCACCGTGCTGGATGCGGTCGCGCTGGGCGACGTGCGGGACGGTGGCGACCGGCTGGAAAACTTAGAGAAGATGATCAACGCGGTAATGCAGACCCAGGCACAGGGCATCAACCGCGCCGAGCACCGTCTGCACCTGCGCTGCGAACTGCCGCACCACACGACCCTGCCGCTCTTCCAGCAGCTTATCGACCGGGGCGGCGTCTCGCTGGTGTCACTGATGGACCACTCACCGGGCCAGCGCCAGTTCTCTAATCTGGTTAAGTATCGCGAATACTATCAGGGAAAATATTCCCTGAACGACACGGAGATGAACCGCTACGAAGCGGATCAGCTGGCGCTGGCGGAACGCTGGTCACAGCCGAACCGCCTGGCGATTGCCGCCGAGTGTCGTGCACGAAACATCGCCCTTGCCAGCCATGATGACGCAACTGCCGCGCACGTAGCGGAATCTCATGAGCTGGGCAGCGTTATCGCAGAGTTCCCGACGACCCTTGAAGCCGCACAGGCCTCTCGCCGGCACGGTCTGAGCGTGCTGATGGGCGCACCGAATATTGTTCGGGGCGGCTCGCATTCTGGCAACGTGGCCGCGCATCAGCTGGCCCAGGCGGGGCTGCTGGACATCCTTTCTTCCGACTACTACCCGGCGAGCATGCTGGATGCGGCCTTCCGCGTGGCGCACGACGAGTCAAACAGCTTCACGCTCCCGCAGTCTGTGGCGCTGGTGACGCGTAACCCGGCGCGGGCGCTCAGTCTGGAAGATCGCGGCGTGCTGGCGGAAGGAAAACGGGCGGATATGGTACTGGCCCATCAGCACGGCGACCACGTTTACGTCGGGCACGTCTGGCGTCAGGGAATGCGGGTGTTCTGA
- the phnN gene encoding ribose 1,5-bisphosphokinase, translating to MSKMVWLMGPSGSGKDSLLTALRQQENNRLLVAHRYITRAADAGCENHVALSEKEFALRQEQGLFALSWQAHHQSYGVGVELDIWLEAGFDVVVNGSRQHLKQARRRYGDALVPICLHVSTEVLRQRLELRGRETPQQIEQRLQRAAFYAPDLDDCLVLHNDGSLLQSVESFMRMVNGQRNANVVHFRRKEPRHV from the coding sequence ATGAGCAAAATGGTCTGGTTGATGGGGCCGTCCGGCTCCGGGAAAGACAGCCTGCTGACGGCGCTCCGCCAGCAGGAGAACAATCGGCTGCTGGTGGCGCACCGCTATATAACCCGCGCAGCCGATGCTGGCTGCGAAAATCACGTCGCGCTCAGCGAAAAGGAGTTCGCTCTGCGGCAGGAGCAGGGGCTGTTTGCCCTGAGCTGGCAGGCGCATCATCAGAGCTACGGCGTCGGCGTGGAGCTGGATATCTGGCTTGAGGCGGGCTTTGACGTGGTAGTGAACGGCTCGCGCCAGCACCTGAAGCAGGCACGACGGCGCTACGGCGACGCGCTGGTGCCCATTTGCCTGCACGTTTCAACGGAAGTGCTGCGCCAGCGGCTCGAACTGCGCGGACGGGAAACGCCGCAGCAGATAGAGCAGCGCCTGCAGCGGGCGGCTTTTTATGCGCCGGATCTGGACGACTGTCTGGTACTTCATAATGACGGCAGTCTGCTACAGTCAGTCGAGTCGTTTATGCGCATGGTAAACGGCCAGCGCAACGCCAACGTCGTCCACTTTCGCCGTAAGGAGCCACGCCATGTCTGA
- the phnL gene encoding phosphonate C-P lyase system protein PhnL: MSRLRVENLSKTFVLHHQHGIRLPVLANASLEVKGGECVVLHGHSGSGKSTLLRSLYANYLPDEGHIWVKHDDAWLDIVRAPARDVLAVRRKTIGWVSQFLRVIPRISALEVVMQPLLDLGVPREECVAKASRLLIRLNVPERLWSLAPSTFSGGEQQRVNIARGFIVDYPILLLDEPTASLDAKNSAAVVSLIQEAKARGAAVVGIFHDEAVRNLVADRLHSMTTVEAQHDYQ; encoded by the coding sequence ATGTCCCGCTTACGGGTAGAAAACCTCAGCAAAACCTTTGTGCTGCACCACCAGCACGGTATCCGCCTGCCGGTGCTGGCTAACGCCTCTTTAGAAGTTAAAGGTGGGGAATGCGTGGTGCTGCACGGCCATTCCGGCAGCGGCAAATCCACACTGCTGCGTTCGCTGTACGCCAACTATCTGCCGGATGAAGGCCATATCTGGGTGAAGCATGACGACGCCTGGCTGGATATCGTGCGGGCTCCGGCGCGGGACGTGCTGGCGGTACGCCGCAAAACCATCGGCTGGGTGAGCCAGTTTTTGCGCGTCATCCCGCGTATTTCAGCTTTGGAGGTGGTGATGCAGCCGCTGCTGGATTTGGGCGTTCCCCGTGAAGAGTGCGTGGCGAAAGCCTCTCGCCTGTTAATTCGCCTGAACGTGCCGGAACGTTTGTGGAGCCTTGCGCCCTCGACGTTTTCCGGGGGCGAACAGCAGCGCGTGAACATCGCCCGCGGGTTTATCGTCGACTACCCGATTTTGCTGCTCGATGAGCCGACCGCCTCGCTGGATGCCAAAAACAGCGCCGCCGTGGTATCGCTGATTCAGGAGGCAAAAGCGCGGGGCGCGGCGGTTGTCGGGATATTCCACGACGAAGCGGTACGCAATCTGGTGGCGGACCGCCTGCATTCCATGACTACGGTAGAGGCGCAACATGATTATCAATAA
- the phnE gene encoding phosphonate ABC transporter, permease protein PhnE, translating to MQQTIHIAAPKRSWFSLLSWGILLAVLAVSWQGAEMAPLNLFRDAGNMATFAADFFPPDFSDWRVYLGEMGITLQIAVWGTALSIVLSIPCGLMCADNLVPWWVYQPMRRLMDACRAINEMVFAMLFVVAVGLGPFAGVLALFIHTTGVLSKLLSEAVEAIEPGPVEGIRATGANKLEEILYGVLPQVMPLLISYSLYRFESNVRSATVVGMVGAGGIGVTLWEAIRGFQFQQTCALMIVIIITVSLLDFMSQRLRKHFI from the coding sequence ATGCAACAAACAATCCACATCGCCGCCCCGAAGCGCAGCTGGTTTTCGCTGTTAAGCTGGGGGATTTTGCTGGCGGTGCTCGCCGTCTCCTGGCAGGGCGCAGAAATGGCGCCGCTCAACCTGTTCCGCGACGCGGGCAATATGGCGACCTTCGCCGCCGACTTTTTCCCGCCTGACTTCAGCGACTGGCGCGTCTACCTGGGCGAAATGGGTATCACCCTGCAAATCGCCGTCTGGGGCACCGCCCTGTCCATCGTACTGTCCATTCCCTGCGGCCTGATGTGCGCCGACAACCTCGTCCCGTGGTGGGTTTACCAGCCGATGCGCCGCCTGATGGACGCCTGCCGCGCCATCAACGAAATGGTCTTTGCGATGCTGTTCGTGGTCGCCGTTGGCCTGGGGCCTTTCGCTGGCGTACTGGCCCTGTTCATCCATACCACCGGCGTGCTCTCGAAATTACTTTCTGAAGCCGTTGAAGCTATCGAGCCCGGCCCGGTTGAAGGCATTCGCGCCACCGGGGCGAACAAGCTGGAAGAGATCCTTTACGGCGTGCTGCCCCAGGTGATGCCGCTGCTGATCTCCTACTCCCTTTACCGCTTCGAGTCGAACGTCCGTTCGGCAACCGTGGTCGGCATGGTGGGCGCAGGCGGCATCGGCGTGACGCTGTGGGAGGCGATTCGCGGCTTCCAGTTCCAGCAAACCTGCGCGCTGATGATTGTCATCATCATCACCGTCAGCCTGCTGGATTTCATGTCCCAGCGTCTGCGTAAGCATTTCATTTGA
- the phnP gene encoding phosphonate metabolism protein PhnP, protein MSLKITLSGTGGAQLIPAFGCRCAACERARNNPQYRRKPCSAVVKFNKAITLLDAGIPDLMDCWQPEEIHQFLLTHYHMDHVQGLFPLRWGVGEKIRVYGPPDERGCDDLFKHPGLLDFSPTLEPFVWFTLQALRVTPLPLNHSKLTYGYLFETPHSRVAWLCDTAGLPDKTLKFLVNNRPEVVVIDCSHEPRAETPKNHCDLNTVIALNEHIGCPRVILTHISHQFDCWLMENDLPPGFEAGFDGLVIEVD, encoded by the coding sequence ATGAGCCTGAAAATCACCCTTAGCGGCACCGGTGGTGCGCAGCTGATTCCCGCTTTTGGCTGCCGCTGTGCTGCATGCGAACGCGCCCGCAACAACCCACAGTATCGCCGCAAGCCCTGCAGCGCGGTGGTGAAGTTCAACAAGGCGATAACGCTGCTGGACGCGGGGATTCCCGACCTGATGGATTGCTGGCAGCCCGAAGAGATCCACCAGTTTCTGCTCACCCATTACCATATGGATCATGTGCAGGGCCTGTTCCCGCTGCGCTGGGGCGTTGGCGAGAAAATCCGTGTCTACGGCCCGCCGGACGAACGGGGCTGCGACGATCTCTTTAAGCACCCCGGCTTGCTGGATTTCAGCCCTACGCTGGAGCCGTTCGTCTGGTTCACCCTGCAGGCGCTGCGCGTGACTCCCCTGCCCCTTAACCACTCAAAGCTGACCTACGGCTACCTGTTTGAAACGCCCCATAGCCGCGTCGCCTGGCTGTGCGATACGGCAGGGCTGCCGGACAAAACGCTGAAGTTTCTGGTGAACAACAGGCCCGAAGTGGTGGTGATTGATTGCAGCCACGAGCCGAGAGCAGAAACGCCAAAAAACCATTGCGATTTGAATACCGTGATAGCTCTGAATGAACACATCGGCTGCCCGCGCGTGATCCTCACGCATATCAGCCACCAGTTCGACTGCTGGCTGATGGAAAACGATTTACCGCCGGGATTCGAAGCCGGATTTGACGGGCTTGTGATTGAGGTGGATTAA
- the phnF gene encoding phosphonate metabolism transcriptional regulator PhnF has product MHLSRHPTSYPTRYQEIAALLELELRNHYRCGDYLPAEGQLAARYEVNRHTLRRAIDQLVEKGWVQRRQGVGVLVLMRPFDYPLNAQARFSQNLLDQGSHPTSERLLAVLRPASSHVADALGVAEGEEVIHLRTLRRVNGIAVCLIDHYFADLSWWPALQQFHSGSLHDVISSQLGIHLKRTQTRISARRAQAKESRLLEIPNMAPLLCVRTLNHREGEANPAEYSVSLTRADMIEFTMEH; this is encoded by the coding sequence ATGCACTTATCCAGACATCCGACCAGTTACCCCACCCGCTACCAGGAGATCGCCGCCCTGCTTGAGCTGGAGCTGCGTAACCATTACCGCTGCGGCGACTACCTGCCCGCAGAAGGTCAGCTGGCGGCGCGCTACGAAGTCAACCGCCACACCCTGCGCCGCGCCATCGACCAACTGGTGGAAAAAGGCTGGGTGCAGCGCCGTCAGGGCGTTGGCGTGCTGGTTTTAATGCGCCCGTTCGACTACCCGCTGAACGCCCAGGCGCGCTTCAGCCAGAACCTGCTCGACCAGGGCAGCCACCCCACCAGCGAGCGCTTACTTGCCGTTTTGCGCCCGGCCTCCAGCCACGTTGCCGATGCACTAGGGGTAGCCGAAGGCGAAGAAGTTATTCACCTGCGCACCCTAAGGCGCGTTAACGGCATCGCCGTTTGCCTTATCGACCACTATTTTGCCGATCTGAGCTGGTGGCCCGCGCTGCAGCAGTTCCACAGCGGATCGCTGCACGACGTTATAAGCAGCCAGCTCGGCATTCATCTTAAACGAACGCAGACCCGCATTAGCGCCCGGCGCGCACAGGCCAAAGAGAGCCGCCTGCTGGAGATCCCCAACATGGCTCCGCTGCTGTGCGTGCGCACCCTTAACCACCGTGAAGGCGAGGCAAACCCGGCGGAATACTCCGTCAGCCTGACCCGCGCCGACATGATCGAATTCACTATGGAGCACTAA
- the phnO gene encoding aminoalkylphosphonate N-acetyltransferase — MSEVEFRRATIADGDIVYALICELKQAEFDRQAFNAGFAANLEDHNLCYQLALLNGDVVGMIGLHMQFHLHHVNWIAEIQELVVMPQARGHGVGSKLMAWAEEQARIAGAELTELSTSTGRLDAHRFYQREGYKQTHFRFTKAVEINNEPENHP; from the coding sequence ATGTCTGAAGTTGAATTTCGCCGCGCCACAATTGCCGACGGCGATATTGTTTACGCCCTGATCTGCGAGCTGAAGCAGGCGGAGTTTGACCGGCAGGCTTTTAATGCTGGCTTTGCAGCGAATCTTGAAGATCACAACCTATGCTATCAGCTTGCCCTGCTTAACGGCGACGTTGTCGGCATGATTGGGCTACATATGCAGTTTCACCTGCATCATGTGAACTGGATTGCGGAGATCCAGGAGCTGGTGGTGATGCCCCAGGCGCGAGGCCACGGCGTTGGCAGCAAGCTGATGGCGTGGGCGGAAGAGCAGGCGCGTATCGCGGGGGCAGAGCTAACGGAGCTCTCGACCAGTACCGGACGACTGGACGCGCACCGTTTTTACCAGCGGGAGGGCTATAAACAGACCCATTTTCGCTTTACCAAAGCGGTGGAGATCAACAATGAGCCTGAAAATCACCCTTAG
- the phnK gene encoding phosphonate C-P lyase system protein PhnK — MIQPLLSVNNLTHLYAPGKGFSDVSFELYPGEVLGIVGESGSGKTTLLKSISARLAPQNGEVIYLDESLYGMSEGDRRRLLRTEWGVVHQHAMDGLRRHVSAGGNIGERLMATGARHYGEIRATAQRWLEEVEIPASRIDDLPTTFSGGMQQRLQIARNLVTHPKLVFMDEPTGGLDVSVQARLLDLLRGLVRELNLAVVIVTHDLGVARLLADRLLVMKQGQVVESGLTDRVLDDPHHPYTQLLVSSVLQN; from the coding sequence ATGATCCAGCCACTCCTTTCGGTCAACAACCTGACCCACCTGTACGCCCCCGGCAAAGGCTTCAGCGACGTGTCGTTTGAGCTGTACCCCGGCGAAGTGCTGGGGATTGTCGGCGAGTCCGGCTCCGGCAAGACCACGCTGTTAAAGTCGATTTCTGCCCGCCTCGCGCCGCAGAACGGCGAAGTGATTTACCTGGATGAGTCGCTGTACGGCATGAGTGAAGGCGACCGCCGCCGTCTGCTGCGTACCGAGTGGGGTGTGGTTCATCAGCATGCCATGGACGGCCTGCGCCGCCACGTCTCCGCCGGTGGCAACATCGGCGAGCGGCTGATGGCGACCGGCGCACGCCATTACGGTGAGATCCGCGCCACGGCCCAGCGCTGGCTGGAAGAGGTGGAAATCCCTGCGTCACGTATCGATGACCTGCCAACGACGTTTTCCGGCGGCATGCAGCAGCGCCTGCAAATCGCCCGCAACCTGGTGACGCATCCGAAGCTGGTATTTATGGATGAGCCAACCGGCGGGCTGGACGTGTCGGTTCAGGCGCGCCTGCTCGACCTGCTACGAGGCCTGGTGCGGGAGCTGAACCTGGCGGTGGTCATTGTCACCCATGATTTAGGCGTGGCACGCCTGCTGGCCGATCGTCTGCTGGTCATGAAGCAGGGCCAGGTGGTGGAGAGCGGGCTGACCGACCGCGTGCTGGACGACCCGCACCACCCTTACACCCAGCTGCTGGTGTCATCGGTGCTGCAGAACTGA
- the phnJ gene encoding alpha-D-ribose 1-methylphosphonate 5-phosphate C-P-lyase PhnJ → MANLSGYNFAYLDEQTKRMIRRAILKAVAIPGYQVPFGGREMPMPYGWGTGGIQITASVIGEADVLKVIDQGADDTTNAVSIRNFFRRVTGVNTTERTEDATLIQTRHRIPETPLAEDQILIYQVPIPEPLRFIEPRETETRTMHALEEYGVMQVKLYEDIARFGHIATTYAYPVKVNERYVMDPSPIPKFDNPKMDRMPALQLFGAGREKRIYAVPPFTRVESLDFDDHPFTVQQWEEPCAICGSRHSYLDEVVLDDAGSRMFVCSDTDYCRQNSEAAAQ, encoded by the coding sequence ATGGCTAACCTAAGCGGCTACAATTTCGCCTATCTGGACGAGCAAACCAAACGCATGATCCGCCGCGCCATCCTCAAGGCCGTGGCTATTCCCGGCTATCAGGTGCCGTTTGGCGGACGCGAGATGCCGATGCCCTACGGCTGGGGCACGGGCGGCATTCAGATTACCGCCAGCGTAATTGGTGAAGCAGACGTGCTGAAGGTCATCGACCAGGGCGCGGACGACACTACTAACGCCGTGTCGATCCGCAACTTCTTCAGGCGCGTGACTGGCGTGAACACCACCGAGCGCACGGAAGACGCGACGCTGATCCAGACCCGCCACCGAATCCCGGAAACGCCGCTCGCTGAAGACCAGATCCTGATTTACCAGGTGCCGATCCCCGAGCCGCTGCGCTTTATCGAACCGCGCGAAACGGAGACCCGCACCATGCACGCGCTGGAAGAGTACGGCGTGATGCAGGTGAAGCTTTACGAAGATATCGCCCGCTTCGGCCACATCGCCACCACCTACGCCTATCCGGTGAAGGTCAATGAGCGATACGTGATGGACCCGTCGCCGATCCCGAAATTCGACAACCCGAAGATGGACAGGATGCCCGCGCTGCAGCTGTTCGGGGCCGGACGCGAGAAGCGCATTTACGCCGTGCCGCCGTTTACCCGCGTGGAGAGCCTCGATTTCGACGACCATCCGTTCACCGTTCAGCAATGGGAAGAACCGTGCGCCATTTGCGGTTCGCGCCACAGCTACCTGGATGAAGTGGTGCTGGACGACGCGGGCAGCCGCATGTTCGTCTGCTCCGATACCGATTACTGCCGCCAGAACAGCGAGGCCGCCGCCCAATGA
- a CDS encoding transposase — protein MSNYRRAFHNGGTFFFTVNLHDRHSDLLTRHIHALRAAIRQVKTRHPFDINAWVVLPEHMHCIWTLPAGENDFPGRWRAIKKSFTKSLACNGQVWQKRYWEHCIRDEKDYRAHMDYIYINPVKHGLVTRVRDWPFSTFHRDVQRGLYPGDWAGTDEIVNAGERKYFGG, from the coding sequence ATGTCGAACTATCGTCGTGCTTTTCATAACGGTGGCACCTTCTTTTTTACCGTTAATCTTCATGACCGACACAGCGATTTGCTTACCAGGCACATCCATGCGCTACGAGCTGCCATTCGGCAAGTAAAGACACGCCATCCTTTCGATATCAACGCATGGGTTGTTTTACCCGAGCATATGCATTGCATCTGGACGCTCCCTGCGGGAGAAAATGATTTTCCCGGTCGCTGGCGGGCTATCAAAAAATCATTCACGAAGTCACTAGCCTGCAACGGTCAGGTCTGGCAGAAAAGGTACTGGGAGCACTGCATCCGGGATGAAAAAGATTACAGGGCGCACATGGATTACATTTATATCAACCCGGTTAAGCATGGCCTGGTGACAAGAGTGAGAGACTGGCCGTTTTCAACGTTTCACCGTGATGTGCAAAGAGGTTTGTACCCGGGGGATTGGGCGGGAACGGATGAGATTGTTAATGCCGGTGAACGTAAATATTTCGGTGGATGA
- the phnH gene encoding phosphonate C-P lyase system protein PhnH, producing MTLMTAFTLPVQDAQQSFRRLLKAMSEPGVIVALHSLHQGWTPLNVASTSVLLTLADNDTPVWISDALNSEATSQNTRFHTNAPLARTPETAQFAIADANISGEQLNALAQGTDVAPDTSATLILQVSSLSGGRMLRLTGAGIQEERMIAPQLPDCVIHELTERPHPFPLGIDLILTCGERLLAIPRTTHVEVC from the coding sequence ATGACCTTAATGACCGCATTCACCCTGCCCGTGCAGGACGCCCAGCAGAGCTTCCGCCGCCTGCTAAAAGCCATGAGCGAGCCGGGCGTTATCGTCGCGCTGCATTCGCTTCATCAGGGCTGGACGCCGCTGAACGTTGCCTCCACCAGCGTGCTGCTGACGCTGGCCGACAACGACACCCCGGTATGGATCAGCGATGCGCTGAATAGTGAAGCCACCTCGCAAAATACGCGTTTTCATACAAATGCTCCGCTCGCCCGGACGCCGGAAACGGCCCAGTTTGCCATAGCCGATGCCAACATCTCGGGCGAACAACTCAACGCCCTCGCCCAGGGAACGGACGTCGCCCCCGATACCAGCGCCACGCTGATTTTGCAGGTCAGCAGCCTGAGCGGTGGCCGCATGCTGCGCCTGACCGGCGCGGGCATTCAGGAAGAGCGCATGATTGCCCCGCAGCTGCCGGACTGCGTGATCCACGAGTTAACCGAGCGCCCGCACCCGTTCCCGCTGGGCATCGACCTGATCCTCACCTGCGGCGAGCGCCTGCTGGCTATCCCTCGAACCACCCACGTGGAGGTGTGCTGA
- the yjdP gene encoding DDRRRQL repeat protein YjdP produces MNRYATTVLLSALSMTSLVHADELDGLFDNSIVSSISQAINDAYNPNGSQNGDDEDRRPYEDDRQRNSDDQRRYEDRHRQLEDRRRQLDDQQRQLDEQRRQLEDDERRLDDDFR; encoded by the coding sequence ATGAACCGATATGCCACCACCGTGCTGTTATCCGCCTTGAGCATGACTTCGCTTGTCCACGCAGACGAGCTGGACGGCCTGTTCGATAACTCCATCGTCAGCTCAATTTCGCAGGCTATTAACGACGCCTATAACCCCAACGGCAGCCAGAACGGTGACGACGAAGATCGCCGCCCGTACGAGGACGACAGGCAGCGAAATTCTGACGACCAGCGCCGCTACGAAGACCGTCACCGGCAGCTGGAAGACCGCCGCCGTCAGTTGGACGACCAACAGCGTCAGCTGGATGAACAGCGCCGCCAGCTTGAAGACGACGAGCGCCGGCTTGATGATGATTTTCGGTAG
- the phnG gene encoding phosphonate C-P lyase system protein PhnG, whose translation MDATQNDTAQRQKWMAVLAHSLPQELAERWAALKLNPVYQVIRQPEVGLVQIQARMGATGQRFFAGDATLTRAVVQLDNGTYGYSYLLGRDKAHAERCAAIDALMQEESLRITLQETLIAPLAANREQRLAKRRAQVNSSRVDFFTLVRGDNA comes from the coding sequence ATGGACGCCACGCAGAACGATACCGCACAGCGCCAGAAGTGGATGGCCGTGCTCGCCCACAGCCTGCCGCAGGAGCTGGCGGAACGCTGGGCCGCACTGAAGTTAAACCCTGTTTATCAGGTCATTCGCCAGCCGGAAGTAGGACTGGTGCAGATCCAGGCGCGCATGGGCGCAACGGGGCAACGTTTCTTCGCAGGGGACGCCACCCTAACCCGCGCCGTTGTGCAGCTGGATAACGGCACCTACGGCTACAGCTATTTATTAGGGCGAGATAAAGCCCACGCCGAGCGCTGCGCGGCGATCGACGCGCTGATGCAGGAAGAAAGCCTGCGCATAACGTTACAGGAAACCTTAATTGCGCCGCTGGCGGCTAACCGGGAGCAGCGCCTTGCCAAAAGGCGTGCCCAGGTGAACAGCAGCCGCGTCGACTTCTTTACCCTGGTTCGCGGAGATAACGCATGA
- a CDS encoding carbon-phosphorus lyase complex subunit PhnI → MYVAVKGGEKAIAAAHTLQELNRRGEQSLAELSVAQIEQQLGLAVDRVMTEGGIADRELAALAIKQASGDMVEAIFLLRAYRTTLPRLAVSEPLNTAEMRLERRISATYKDIPGGQLLGPTYDYTHRLLDFTLLANGETPELKAGDIHTDPAPHVFSMLVKQGLAKAEEDDGEQPDDITRQPPAYPCSRSSRLQQLVRGDEGYLLALAYSTQRGYGRNHPFAGEIRSGYVDIEIVPEELGFAVNVGELLLTECEMVNGFIAPEEEAPHFTRGYGLVFGMSERKAMAMALVDRALQAPDYDETVAGPAQDEEFVLSHADNVEAAGFVSHLKLPHYVDFQAELELLNRLIKERDHG, encoded by the coding sequence ATGTACGTCGCCGTGAAAGGGGGCGAGAAGGCGATTGCCGCCGCCCACACGCTGCAGGAGCTGAACCGCCGGGGTGAACAGAGCCTCGCCGAGCTGAGCGTGGCGCAAATCGAACAGCAGCTGGGCCTGGCGGTAGACCGCGTGATGACCGAAGGTGGTATTGCCGACCGCGAACTCGCGGCCCTTGCCATCAAGCAGGCGAGCGGCGATATGGTCGAAGCCATCTTCCTGCTGCGCGCTTACCGCACCACGCTGCCGCGTTTAGCCGTGAGCGAACCGCTGAATACCGCAGAGATGCGGCTGGAGCGACGCATTTCGGCCACTTACAAAGACATTCCCGGCGGCCAGCTGCTCGGCCCGACCTACGACTACACCCACCGCCTGCTGGACTTCACGCTGCTGGCCAACGGCGAAACCCCGGAGCTAAAAGCGGGCGATATACACACCGACCCGGCCCCCCACGTGTTCAGCATGCTGGTGAAGCAGGGCCTGGCGAAAGCCGAAGAAGATGACGGCGAACAGCCGGACGATATCACTCGCCAGCCGCCGGCTTATCCGTGCTCCCGCTCCTCCCGCTTACAGCAGCTGGTGCGCGGCGACGAAGGTTATCTGCTGGCGCTGGCCTACTCCACCCAGCGCGGCTACGGGCGCAACCACCCGTTCGCCGGGGAGATCCGCAGCGGCTACGTTGATATCGAAATCGTGCCGGAAGAGCTGGGATTTGCGGTGAACGTCGGCGAACTGCTGCTGACCGAGTGTGAAATGGTCAACGGTTTTATCGCCCCCGAAGAAGAAGCCCCACACTTTACGCGCGGCTACGGGTTGGTGTTCGGCATGAGTGAACGCAAGGCGATGGCGATGGCGCTGGTCGACCGCGCGCTGCAGGCCCCGGACTACGACGAAACCGTTGCCGGCCCGGCTCAGGACGAAGAGTTTGTGCTCTCGCACGCGGATAACGTGGAGGCTGCGGGCTTCGTCTCGCACCTCAAGCTGCCGCACTACGTCGATTTCCAGGCCGAGCTGGAACTGCTGAACCGCCTGATTAAGGAGCGCGACCATGGCTAA